In a genomic window of Magnolia sinica isolate HGM2019 chromosome 14, MsV1, whole genome shotgun sequence:
- the LOC131224640 gene encoding uncharacterized protein LOC131224640 isoform X2, translated as MDGLTASCCVGRFVFLPSTRTRSARRRPAFLALASSGDDPKLDKWDQMELKFGQFIGEDPKLTLAKIMGRKSNPEVSYLEIEKSFAKKKGKSNAEIVNIPLDWSKQEAEPSNSTSDMRFSNKNLPVDTNLNLVRPVMKKVIKAETTTNDVPVYTEMKPSQSSQKINTKDSSVSKVILRKPSALQADDIETEKSSKLEIKPNLYLKMRKNLNRSPSDMTLLKKPMDRNDNFSDITLLKKPEPVWISNPNQESMPSPDSDGLNSGEASILSGDVKLLDASAMSSDKKELDDEVKASQVNIGLQRPEHRDPGTPEREVAITQPLDLKPVHSSSNSSVQAAMLRNPQRLDPSTIKISDPGGAEKTNVNGESHNDADEIKHFQSTALGEREEIYWTRAENLLRTGEREEVELISCSSRGFVVSFGSIIGFLPYRNLGAKWKFLAFESWLRKKGFDPSLYKQNLSILGNYESQNRNIPLDSNPSQKTNQQLEEYPASDMKLEDLLETYDQEKTKFLSSFVGQRIKVSVILADRNSRKLMFSGRPKEKEEMVDKKRSLMAKLSIGDVVKCSIKKITYFGIFVEVEGVPALIHQSEVSWDATLDPSTYFKIGQIIEAKVHQLDFALERITLSLKQIMPDPLVEALESLESIVGDRSSLDGSLETAQADVEWADVESLIKELGKIKGIERVSKGRFFLSPGLAPTFQVYMASVFENQYKLLARSGNKVQEVIVQASLDKEQMKAAILTCTNRVE; from the exons TGGCGAAGATCCCAAACTAACCCTAGCAAAG ATAATGGGAAGAAAATCAAACCCAGAGGTATCTTATCTAGAAATAGAGAAATCATTTGCGAAGAAAAAAGGCAAATCAAATGCTGAAATTGTTAACATTCCTCTGGATTGGAGTAAGCAAGAAGCTGAGCCATCTAATTCTACAAGTGATATGCGTTTCTCTAACAAAAACCTGCCTGTAGATACAAACTTGAATCTTGTGCGACCTGTCATGAAGAAAGTAATCAAAGCTGAGACGACAACGAATGATGTGCCTGTCTACACAGAGATGAAGCCTAGCCAATCATCACAAAAGATCAATACCAAGGACAGTAGTGTTTCTAAGGTCATACTGCGAAAGCCTTCTGCATTGCAAGCAGATGACATTGAAACGGAGAAATCTTCAAAGCTTGAAATCAAACCAAACTTATACTTGAAAATGAGAAAGAATCTCAACAGAAGTCCCAGTGACATGACCCTGTTAAAGAAGCCGATGGACCGTAATGACAATTTTAGCGACATAACTCTGTTGAAGAAGCCCGAGCCAGTATGGATCTCAAATCCCAATCAAGAGAGCATGCCTTCTCCCGATTCTGATGGATTGAATTCTGGTGAAGCGAGCATTTTATCAGGTGATGTCAAGCTTTTGGATGCGAGTGCAATGTCATCTGATAAAAAGGAGTTGGATGATGAAGTAAAAGCTTCTCAGGTCAACATAG GATTACAGCGGCCCGAGCATCGTGATCCTGGAACTcctgaaagggaagttgccattACTCAGCCTTTGGATCTGAAGCCAGTTCACTCTAGTAGCAATTCATCCGTGCAAGCTGCCATGCTAAGAAATCCACAAAG GTTGGACCCATCAACCATAAAAATATCTGATCCTGGTGGAGCAGAGAAAACTAATGTTAACGGTGAGAGCCACAATGATGCTGATGAAATCAAGCATTTTCAGTCAACAGCTCTAGGG GAACGTGAAGAAATTTATTGGACCAGGGCTGAAAATCTCCTGCGAACAGGAGAAAGGGAAGAAGTAGAGTTGATTAGCTGCAGCAGCAGAGGTTTTGTT GTATCGTTTGGTTCGATAATAGGTTTTTTGCCTTACCGGAATCTTGGAGCCAAATGGAAATTTTTGGCTTTTGAATCATGGCTGAGAAAGAAAGGCTTTGACCCCTCCTTATACAAGCAGAATTTAAGCATCCTGGGTAATTATGAATCTCAGAACAGGAATATTCCTCTGGATTCAAATCCAAGTCAAAAAACAAATCAGCAACTTGAAGAATATCCAGCTTCAGATATGAAATTGGAAGATCTTCTCGAAACATACGACCAAGAGAAGACAAAATTCTTGTCTTCCTTTGTTGGTCAG AGAATCAAAGTAAGTGTGATATTGGCGGATAGGAACTCTAGAAAGCTTATGTTCTCCGGTCGGcccaaagaaaaggaagagatggTTGATAAAAAGAGAAGTCTCATG GCGAAACTTAGCATTGGAGATGTCGTCAAATGCTCTATCAAGAAGATTACTTATTTTGGTATATTCGTTGAG GTTGAGGGAGTACCTGCGCTGATTCACCAATCAGAAGTGTCATGGGATGCAACTTTAGATCCATCAACATATTTCAAAATTGGCCAG ATCATAGAGGCAAAAGTTCACCAACTGGATTTTGCTCTTGAACGCATCACCTTGTCATTAAAGCAAATAATG CCGGACCCGCTAGTTGAGGCCTTGGAGTCTCTGGAGTCTATTGTTGGTGATCGTAGTTCCTTGGATGGGAGCCTGGAAACTGCGCAAGCAGATGTTGAG TGGGCCGATGTGGAATCTCTTATCAAAGAACTAGGGAAGATCAAAGGCATTGAGCGTGTTTCAAAAGGCCGTTTTTTCTTGAGCCCTGGTTTAGCTCCAACCTTTCAG GTTTATATGGCTTCCGTGTTTGAAAATCAGTACAAATTACTTGCTCGATCCGGAAACAAAGTGCAAGAG GTGATTGTGCAAGCCTCCTTGGATAAAGAGCAGATGAAAGCAGCAATCTTGACGTGTACAAATCGGGTTGAATAA
- the LOC131224640 gene encoding uncharacterized protein LOC131224640 isoform X1, producing MDGLTASCCVGRFVFLPSTRTRSARRRPAFLALASSGDDPKLDKWDQMELKFGQFIGEDPKLTLAKIMGRKSNPEVSYLEIEKSFAKKKGKSNAEIVNIPLDWSKQEAEPSNSTSDMRFSNKNLPVDTNLNLVRPVMKKVIKAETTTNDVPVYTEMKPSQSSQKINTKDSSVSKVILRKPSALQADDIETEKSSKLEIKPNLYLKMRKNLNRSPSDMTLLKKPMDRNDNFSDITLLKKPEPVWISNPNQESMPSPDSDGLNSGEASILSGDVKLLDASAMSSDKKELDDEVKASQVNIGLQRPEHRDPGTPEREVAITQPLDLKPVHSSSNSSVQAAMLRNPQRLDPSTIKISDPGGAEKTNVNGESHNDADEIKHFQSTALGAWKLQEREEIYWTRAENLLRTGEREEVELISCSSRGFVVSFGSIIGFLPYRNLGAKWKFLAFESWLRKKGFDPSLYKQNLSILGNYESQNRNIPLDSNPSQKTNQQLEEYPASDMKLEDLLETYDQEKTKFLSSFVGQRIKVSVILADRNSRKLMFSGRPKEKEEMVDKKRSLMAKLSIGDVVKCSIKKITYFGIFVEVEGVPALIHQSEVSWDATLDPSTYFKIGQIIEAKVHQLDFALERITLSLKQIMPDPLVEALESLESIVGDRSSLDGSLETAQADVEWADVESLIKELGKIKGIERVSKGRFFLSPGLAPTFQVYMASVFENQYKLLARSGNKVQEVIVQASLDKEQMKAAILTCTNRVE from the exons TGGCGAAGATCCCAAACTAACCCTAGCAAAG ATAATGGGAAGAAAATCAAACCCAGAGGTATCTTATCTAGAAATAGAGAAATCATTTGCGAAGAAAAAAGGCAAATCAAATGCTGAAATTGTTAACATTCCTCTGGATTGGAGTAAGCAAGAAGCTGAGCCATCTAATTCTACAAGTGATATGCGTTTCTCTAACAAAAACCTGCCTGTAGATACAAACTTGAATCTTGTGCGACCTGTCATGAAGAAAGTAATCAAAGCTGAGACGACAACGAATGATGTGCCTGTCTACACAGAGATGAAGCCTAGCCAATCATCACAAAAGATCAATACCAAGGACAGTAGTGTTTCTAAGGTCATACTGCGAAAGCCTTCTGCATTGCAAGCAGATGACATTGAAACGGAGAAATCTTCAAAGCTTGAAATCAAACCAAACTTATACTTGAAAATGAGAAAGAATCTCAACAGAAGTCCCAGTGACATGACCCTGTTAAAGAAGCCGATGGACCGTAATGACAATTTTAGCGACATAACTCTGTTGAAGAAGCCCGAGCCAGTATGGATCTCAAATCCCAATCAAGAGAGCATGCCTTCTCCCGATTCTGATGGATTGAATTCTGGTGAAGCGAGCATTTTATCAGGTGATGTCAAGCTTTTGGATGCGAGTGCAATGTCATCTGATAAAAAGGAGTTGGATGATGAAGTAAAAGCTTCTCAGGTCAACATAG GATTACAGCGGCCCGAGCATCGTGATCCTGGAACTcctgaaagggaagttgccattACTCAGCCTTTGGATCTGAAGCCAGTTCACTCTAGTAGCAATTCATCCGTGCAAGCTGCCATGCTAAGAAATCCACAAAG GTTGGACCCATCAACCATAAAAATATCTGATCCTGGTGGAGCAGAGAAAACTAATGTTAACGGTGAGAGCCACAATGATGCTGATGAAATCAAGCATTTTCAGTCAACAGCTCTAGGG GCTTGGAAACTGCAGGAACGTGAAGAAATTTATTGGACCAGGGCTGAAAATCTCCTGCGAACAGGAGAAAGGGAAGAAGTAGAGTTGATTAGCTGCAGCAGCAGAGGTTTTGTT GTATCGTTTGGTTCGATAATAGGTTTTTTGCCTTACCGGAATCTTGGAGCCAAATGGAAATTTTTGGCTTTTGAATCATGGCTGAGAAAGAAAGGCTTTGACCCCTCCTTATACAAGCAGAATTTAAGCATCCTGGGTAATTATGAATCTCAGAACAGGAATATTCCTCTGGATTCAAATCCAAGTCAAAAAACAAATCAGCAACTTGAAGAATATCCAGCTTCAGATATGAAATTGGAAGATCTTCTCGAAACATACGACCAAGAGAAGACAAAATTCTTGTCTTCCTTTGTTGGTCAG AGAATCAAAGTAAGTGTGATATTGGCGGATAGGAACTCTAGAAAGCTTATGTTCTCCGGTCGGcccaaagaaaaggaagagatggTTGATAAAAAGAGAAGTCTCATG GCGAAACTTAGCATTGGAGATGTCGTCAAATGCTCTATCAAGAAGATTACTTATTTTGGTATATTCGTTGAG GTTGAGGGAGTACCTGCGCTGATTCACCAATCAGAAGTGTCATGGGATGCAACTTTAGATCCATCAACATATTTCAAAATTGGCCAG ATCATAGAGGCAAAAGTTCACCAACTGGATTTTGCTCTTGAACGCATCACCTTGTCATTAAAGCAAATAATG CCGGACCCGCTAGTTGAGGCCTTGGAGTCTCTGGAGTCTATTGTTGGTGATCGTAGTTCCTTGGATGGGAGCCTGGAAACTGCGCAAGCAGATGTTGAG TGGGCCGATGTGGAATCTCTTATCAAAGAACTAGGGAAGATCAAAGGCATTGAGCGTGTTTCAAAAGGCCGTTTTTTCTTGAGCCCTGGTTTAGCTCCAACCTTTCAG GTTTATATGGCTTCCGTGTTTGAAAATCAGTACAAATTACTTGCTCGATCCGGAAACAAAGTGCAAGAG GTGATTGTGCAAGCCTCCTTGGATAAAGAGCAGATGAAAGCAGCAATCTTGACGTGTACAAATCGGGTTGAATAA